The following coding sequences are from one Pigmentibacter sp. JX0631 window:
- the acs gene encoding acetate--CoA ligase, with product MAQKEIGEVSIDSLLTENRKFLPSKSFAEDYIIKDFSTYKRMYNASIKNPQKFWEGMATKHLIFFKKWRAIHKWKDCKAEWFVGGTLNISYNCLDRHVFSNKNNKAAIIWEGEPGDVRTITYQQLLMEVSRCANGLKSLGLETGDKVAIYMPLVPEAVIAMLACVRLGLVHTVVFGGFSSNSLRDRIQDSNCKLLITADGGFRKGSTVKMKDMADEILKDTPSIQNVLVVKRTNENVNMKKGRDLWWHDLLTKQQNYCEPVPVPSEHPAFILYTSGTTGKPKGLLHTTAGYLLGATVTAKYIFDIKDSDIYWCTADVGWITGHSYVVYGPLSNGATIFMYEGAPTFPEPDRFWKMISNHKLTILYTAPTAIRAFIRLGNEYPLRHDLSSLRLLGTVGEPINPEAWIWYYEIIGKKKCPIVDTWWQTETGATMIAPLPGVTPTKPGSATLPFFGIEPVILKKDGTKSKGSEGGYLCIKKPWPYMARTIYGDHERYKNTYWNEIAGHYFTGDGAHQDKDGYFWIMGRVDDVINVSGHRLGTMEIESAAVHHPCIAECAVVGRPDQIKGQGIVAFVTLKKSVTVNKYLKDDISNFIVKEIGSLARPDEIRFTEALPKTRSGKIMRRLLRELATTGSIKGDTTTLEDFSVLEKLREKDEE from the coding sequence ATGGCTCAAAAAGAGATTGGTGAGGTTTCTATTGATTCACTGCTAACGGAAAATAGAAAATTTTTACCATCTAAATCTTTTGCAGAAGATTATATTATAAAAGATTTTTCAACATATAAAAGAATGTATAATGCGTCCATTAAAAATCCGCAGAAATTTTGGGAAGGAATGGCTACAAAGCATTTAATTTTTTTTAAAAAATGGCGAGCTATTCATAAATGGAAAGATTGTAAAGCTGAATGGTTTGTTGGTGGTACTTTAAATATTTCTTATAATTGTTTAGATAGACATGTATTTAGTAATAAAAATAATAAAGCTGCAATAATTTGGGAAGGTGAACCTGGAGATGTAAGAACAATAACTTACCAACAATTGCTAATGGAAGTTTCTAGATGTGCGAATGGGTTAAAAAGTTTAGGTCTTGAAACTGGAGATAAAGTAGCAATCTATATGCCGTTAGTTCCTGAAGCTGTGATTGCAATGCTTGCATGTGTTCGTTTAGGTCTTGTGCATACTGTTGTTTTTGGTGGATTTAGTAGTAATTCTTTGCGGGATAGAATTCAGGATTCAAATTGTAAATTATTGATTACTGCTGATGGAGGTTTTCGAAAAGGCAGTACAGTAAAAATGAAAGACATGGCTGACGAAATTTTAAAAGATACCCCAAGTATTCAAAATGTTCTCGTAGTTAAAAGAACAAATGAAAATGTAAACATGAAAAAAGGTCGTGATCTTTGGTGGCATGATCTTCTTACGAAACAACAAAATTATTGTGAGCCAGTTCCAGTACCTTCTGAGCATCCTGCATTTATTTTATATACAAGCGGAACAACTGGAAAACCGAAAGGACTCTTACATACAACCGCTGGATATTTATTAGGGGCTACAGTAACAGCAAAATATATTTTCGATATTAAAGATTCAGACATTTATTGGTGCACTGCAGACGTAGGTTGGATAACTGGACATTCGTATGTTGTTTATGGACCATTAAGTAACGGAGCTACAATTTTCATGTATGAAGGTGCTCCAACATTTCCTGAGCCAGATCGTTTTTGGAAAATGATTTCCAATCATAAATTAACAATTTTATACACAGCGCCAACAGCAATTCGTGCATTTATTCGCCTTGGAAATGAATATCCCTTAAGACATGATCTTTCAAGTTTAAGGTTACTAGGTACTGTTGGTGAACCTATCAATCCAGAAGCTTGGATTTGGTATTATGAAATTATCGGCAAGAAAAAATGTCCTATTGTTGATACTTGGTGGCAAACAGAAACAGGTGCAACCATGATTGCGCCTTTGCCGGGAGTAACTCCAACTAAACCTGGCAGTGCTACTCTCCCATTTTTTGGAATTGAGCCCGTAATTCTTAAAAAAGATGGGACAAAATCCAAAGGTTCAGAAGGTGGTTATCTCTGTATTAAAAAACCTTGGCCATACATGGCAAGAACAATTTACGGAGATCATGAAAGATATAAAAATACATATTGGAATGAAATTGCAGGACATTACTTTACAGGTGATGGTGCGCATCAAGACAAAGATGGCTATTTTTGGATCATGGGGAGGGTTGATGATGTCATTAATGTAAGCGGACATCGCTTAGGGACTATGGAAATTGAAAGTGCCGCTGTTCATCATCCTTGTATTGCAGAATGTGCTGTAGTGGGGAGACCTGATCAAATTAAAGGACAGGGTATCGTTGCTTTTGTTACTTTAAAAAAATCAGTTACTGTAAATAAATACTTGAAAGATGATATTTCAAATTTTATTGTGAAAGAAATAGGCAGTCTTGCTAGACCAGATGAAATTCGTTTTACTGAAGCGTTACCTAAAACTCGAAGTGGAAAAATCATGCGCCGACTTCTTCGAGAACTTGCCACAACAGGTTCAATTAAAGGTGACACCACTACTCTTGAAGATTTTTCAGTACTAGAAAAGTTGAGAGAAAAAGATGAAGAATGA
- a CDS encoding hybrid sensor histidine kinase/response regulator, with protein sequence MPSILIVDDEPIICQFLSLKYKKEGFDTLTAKNGKEALSICKQSQPDVILTDMRMPVSTGYQLLEELKNFEDYKPVIVCMSAYADLSLEETFDLGGTALFNKPFAIDDIVGATKKFLEEKGIQSASQYAHTEYIHEQQISLLSEISPGIIHNINNHIAYISGSTYLLKKYLEDEIVNQPQNTALQNALKYSEKIVSHSEMITKIIKSIKMLAYPNTKRINKEKSNLLNILENTKYLLEDNLKINDIKIQINCDKEITINCLPELLIQVFINLIKNSCESIAEQNLPERWIVIDCWTENKVVQISVTDSGKRLPIEMQEQLMKPFYTTKNREKGIGLGLSISKKLLEIQYGSILYDSFSENARFIVILPLTE encoded by the coding sequence ATGCCTTCCATATTAATCGTTGATGACGAACCTATAATATGCCAATTTTTATCTTTAAAATATAAAAAAGAAGGCTTTGATACCTTAACCGCTAAAAATGGGAAAGAAGCTCTTTCTATCTGCAAACAATCTCAGCCTGATGTAATTTTAACAGATATGCGAATGCCCGTAAGCACTGGGTACCAATTATTGGAAGAATTAAAGAATTTTGAAGACTACAAGCCAGTTATTGTCTGTATGTCTGCCTACGCTGATCTTTCTTTAGAAGAAACTTTCGATCTAGGGGGTACTGCTTTATTTAATAAGCCTTTTGCTATCGATGATATTGTAGGTGCTACAAAAAAATTTCTAGAAGAAAAAGGAATTCAATCAGCAAGTCAATATGCGCATACAGAATATATTCATGAACAACAAATTTCATTGCTATCAGAAATATCTCCAGGAATTATTCATAATATTAATAATCATATCGCATATATTTCAGGTTCTACTTATCTTCTTAAAAAGTATCTTGAAGACGAAATAGTAAATCAACCTCAAAATACAGCCCTACAAAATGCATTAAAATATTCTGAAAAAATTGTTTCACATTCTGAAATGATTACTAAAATTATTAAAAGCATTAAAATGCTAGCATATCCCAATACTAAAAGAATAAATAAAGAAAAAAGTAATTTGTTAAATATTTTAGAAAATACAAAATATTTGCTCGAAGACAATCTTAAAATAAATGATATTAAAATACAAATTAATTGCGATAAAGAAATAACTATTAATTGTTTACCAGAATTACTAATCCAAGTTTTTATCAATTTAATAAAAAATTCATGTGAATCTATAGCAGAACAAAATCTTCCTGAGCGATGGATTGTAATAGATTGCTGGACCGAAAACAAAGTTGTTCAAATTTCAGTTACTGACAGCGGGAAAAGACTGCCAATAGAAATGCAAGAGCAACTTATGAAGCCATTTTATACTACAAAAAATAGAGAAAAAGGAATAGGGCTAGGTTTGAGTATTAGTAAAAAATTATTAGAAATTCAATATGGAAGTATTCTTTACGATTCATTTAGTGAGAATGCAAGATTTATAGTTATTCTTCCTCTTACAGAATAG
- a CDS encoding ATP-binding protein: MVESSFFLNRILTNDFFSGEQIATYAIFIFGILLVFLVYSIVFSVYFKRKNYYLYNFYLLSVIYFILTTAEVAKNFYIYKSELFYTVNFILSHILLFISISLFLNNSLKLRKNMPKVSKFIFYFMAYPCFLVLLSIFNLQLANILVVYLFRVFPLVFFIITLISFKYENIFAKDYLKILLLLLLSYFIYSINLTYDLQVKNIYKFVLYTSFVFEVIYYSFALANKIRKYSEDIKLLERKAVLQDIKFHDLLDVTFDCFWETDKSGNLVYISKKIYEKLGKNNENFKFLKLEQLFSSNAPNELKIHLRAVMNKRKSFKNIDLVSENKEGQFIWFKINAIEKIDNNGYFQGYIGALIDETVDKYKQEEKFLESNIQSLARMAGSVAHEINNPLAYIFLGIDSIINNNEIEKLSNKEKVIHTLVEMKKKGLKISQIVAKLKGLSLQSNDLIKADCKLSNVLNTALKFCENELNTTKIKVEMTIPESEELVTIKKEEITKAVVNLIHNAIEATENITDPCIKITIYAEGNSDIILSIMDNGTPIPIDKRVSIFEPFYTTKDFKNLGLGLTQSYQFVRRNGGNLYLDPSSSNTNFLMKFKRKDN; the protein is encoded by the coding sequence TTGGTAGAAAGCTCTTTTTTCTTAAATAGAATATTAACGAATGATTTTTTTAGTGGCGAACAGATAGCTACTTATGCTATTTTTATTTTTGGAATATTATTGGTTTTTTTAGTTTATTCAATAGTTTTTTCTGTCTACTTTAAAAGAAAAAATTACTATTTATACAATTTTTATCTTCTATCAGTGATTTATTTTATATTAACTACTGCTGAAGTTGCAAAAAATTTTTATATATATAAAAGTGAATTATTCTATACAGTAAACTTTATTTTAAGTCATATTTTGCTTTTTATTTCAATATCACTATTTTTAAATAATTCATTAAAGTTAAGAAAAAATATGCCTAAAGTCTCAAAATTTATTTTTTACTTTATGGCATATCCTTGTTTTTTAGTTTTATTATCTATATTTAATTTGCAACTAGCAAATATTTTGGTAGTTTACTTATTCAGAGTATTTCCTTTAGTGTTTTTTATTATAACACTAATATCCTTTAAATATGAAAATATCTTTGCCAAAGACTATTTGAAAATATTGCTTCTTCTTTTGTTATCTTATTTTATTTATTCGATAAATTTAACCTATGATCTACAAGTAAAAAATATTTACAAATTTGTATTATATACTTCTTTTGTTTTTGAAGTGATATATTATTCTTTTGCTTTAGCAAATAAAATAAGAAAATATTCTGAAGATATAAAGTTACTAGAAAGAAAAGCTGTTTTACAAGATATTAAATTTCATGATTTATTAGATGTTACCTTTGATTGTTTTTGGGAGACGGATAAATCAGGAAATCTTGTTTATATTTCAAAAAAAATATATGAAAAATTAGGGAAGAATAATGAAAATTTTAAGTTTTTAAAATTGGAACAACTCTTCTCAAGTAATGCACCAAATGAATTAAAAATACATTTAAGAGCAGTAATGAATAAAAGAAAATCTTTTAAAAACATAGATTTAGTTAGTGAAAATAAGGAAGGTCAATTTATATGGTTTAAAATTAATGCAATAGAAAAGATTGATAACAATGGTTATTTTCAGGGATATATTGGCGCATTAATTGATGAAACCGTTGATAAATATAAGCAAGAAGAAAAATTTCTGGAAAGCAATATTCAAAGTTTAGCTAGAATGGCAGGTTCAGTAGCGCATGAAATTAATAATCCACTAGCGTATATATTCTTGGGAATTGACTCAATAATTAATAATAATGAAATAGAAAAACTAAGTAACAAAGAAAAAGTAATTCATACTCTGGTAGAAATGAAAAAAAAGGGTCTTAAAATATCTCAAATTGTGGCAAAATTAAAGGGGTTATCGCTCCAAAGTAATGATTTAATTAAAGCAGATTGTAAATTATCTAATGTGCTGAATACGGCACTTAAATTCTGTGAAAATGAATTGAATACAACAAAAATTAAAGTAGAAATGACAATACCTGAAAGTGAAGAATTAGTGACAATTAAAAAAGAAGAAATTACTAAGGCTGTAGTAAATCTTATTCATAATGCCATAGAAGCAACAGAAAATATCACAGATCCATGCATAAAAATTACAATATATGCTGAAGGGAATAGTGATATTATTCTCTCAATTATGGATAATGGTACACCAATACCTATAGATAAAAGAGTAAGTATATTTGAGCCCTTTTATACAACGAAAGATTTTAAGAATTTGGGTCTAGGATTAACTCAGTCATATCAATTTGTTAGAAGAAATGGTGGGAATCTATATTTAGACCCCTCATCTAGCAATACTAACTTTCTCATGAAATTTAAAAGAAAAGATAATTAA
- the asnA gene encoding aspartate--ammonia ligase, with protein MSFSSITSSISSISAAELKTVEKHLHFVKTFFADQLAESLNLQKVSAPLFVEAGTGINDDLNGVELPVSFKIPEFSQSKTIEVVQSLAKWKRIMLKTYDFTIGEGLYTDMRAIRPFDKIDATHSAYVDQWDWERVVSKEQRNLSYLKQIVEKIYAAIKTTEIVFSQKFSTTTPILPENIKFVHTEELIDMYPHLLPVEREIEICRKYGAVFLIGIGGKLKNGLPHDGRAPDYDDWSSITEKGYKGLNGDILVWNPELQSSFELSSMGIRVDAEALQRQLKLLDCQERSALYFHSKLLKDELPLSIGGGIGQSRLAMFLLRKKHIAQVQAAVFK; from the coding sequence ATGTCATTTAGCTCAATTACTAGCTCTATTTCTTCTATTTCAGCTGCGGAATTAAAAACAGTTGAAAAACACTTACATTTTGTAAAAACTTTTTTTGCCGATCAGCTTGCTGAATCGTTAAATTTACAAAAAGTTTCAGCACCGCTTTTTGTTGAAGCAGGAACAGGAATAAACGATGATTTAAACGGTGTTGAATTACCAGTTTCTTTTAAAATTCCTGAATTTAGTCAAAGTAAAACGATTGAAGTTGTTCAATCTCTGGCAAAATGGAAACGTATAATGTTGAAAACATATGATTTTACCATTGGTGAAGGATTATATACTGACATGCGTGCAATTCGCCCGTTTGATAAAATTGATGCCACCCACTCTGCTTATGTAGATCAATGGGATTGGGAACGTGTAGTTAGTAAAGAACAAAGAAACTTAAGTTACTTAAAACAAATCGTAGAAAAGATTTACGCAGCAATAAAAACAACTGAAATTGTTTTTTCGCAAAAGTTTTCTACTACTACCCCTATTTTACCAGAGAACATTAAATTTGTTCATACAGAAGAATTGATCGACATGTATCCTCACTTGTTGCCAGTAGAACGAGAAATTGAAATTTGTCGTAAGTATGGAGCAGTATTTTTAATTGGGATTGGCGGGAAATTAAAAAACGGACTTCCACACGATGGTAGAGCACCTGATTACGATGACTGGAGCTCCATTACGGAAAAAGGTTACAAAGGTTTAAATGGTGATATTTTAGTTTGGAATCCTGAACTCCAAAGTTCTTTTGAACTTTCTTCAATGGGAATCCGAGTAGATGCAGAAGCTTTGCAAAGACAATTGAAACTGTTAGATTGCCAAGAGCGATCGGCCTTATACTTTCATTCTAAATTATTAAAAGATGAATTGCCGTTATCGATAGGTGGCGGCATTGGGCAATCGAGACTTGCCATGTTTCTCCTCCGGAAAAAACATATTGCTCAAGTGCAAGCGGCTGTTTTTAAATAA